A genome region from Micromonospora inyonensis includes the following:
- a CDS encoding phosphoribosyltransferase family protein gives MSTELSQRLVQLFRWSDPGPESSHLVSDISGWWRDPSVLAEIGPALVAPFRAAAPTVVVSPAVTGLLLGPLAATALGVGFVPAHKPTDGQQPPGPTTWAQSTPDFRGRRVTLGVRDRHLGPGDRVLVVDDWLATGAQVRALYQLCAARGAEPVGTAVVVTDCPSQVNAELRVRALLDADRLGS, from the coding sequence ATGTCCACCGAGCTGAGCCAGCGCCTCGTCCAGCTGTTCCGCTGGTCGGACCCCGGTCCGGAGAGCAGCCATCTGGTCAGCGACATCTCCGGCTGGTGGCGCGACCCGTCCGTCCTCGCCGAGATCGGCCCGGCGCTGGTGGCACCGTTCCGCGCCGCCGCACCCACCGTCGTCGTCTCGCCCGCCGTCACCGGCCTGCTCCTCGGTCCGCTCGCCGCCACCGCACTCGGGGTGGGTTTCGTCCCGGCGCACAAGCCCACGGACGGACAGCAGCCGCCCGGCCCGACCACCTGGGCGCAGAGCACACCCGACTTCCGGGGCCGTCGGGTCACCCTCGGCGTCCGCGACCGCCACCTCGGGCCGGGCGACCGGGTGCTGGTGGTCGACGACTGGCTCGCCACCGGGGCGCAGGTCCGGGCGCTCTACCAGCTCTGCGCGGCCCGGGGCGCGGAGCCGGTCGGCACCGCCGTGGTGGTCACCGACTGCCCGTCGCAGGTCAACGCCGAACTGCGCGTCCGGGCCCTGCTCGACGCCGACCGTCTCGGGAGCTGA
- a CDS encoding septal ring lytic transglycosylase RlpA family protein has translation MAGRHPRIRMFSSPAGIAASAAVAVAVAVGGTVGAVHLTSAEPDLAGSGPVVATPAPPSPESPAPSSSSVSPSPETAASPTVGPTPTRPTAASRGKPRARVTSTPSKRATAKPAAPKRAAPTVVESGTCGASFYAEGQMTANGETFDPSAMTAAHKTLPFGTRVRVTNPATGASVTVRINDRGPYIDGRCIDLSRAAFGAIAPLDLGHLTVSYAVLG, from the coding sequence ATGGCTGGCAGGCACCCTCGGATCCGGATGTTCTCCTCGCCCGCAGGCATCGCGGCCTCGGCGGCCGTCGCCGTGGCGGTGGCCGTCGGTGGAACGGTCGGGGCGGTGCACCTGACCTCGGCGGAACCGGATCTCGCCGGGTCGGGACCGGTGGTGGCGACGCCGGCTCCGCCGTCGCCGGAGAGCCCCGCTCCGTCCTCGTCGTCGGTCAGCCCGTCTCCGGAGACCGCCGCGTCGCCGACCGTCGGCCCCACACCCACCCGCCCGACCGCCGCCTCGCGGGGTAAGCCGCGGGCCCGGGTGACCTCGACGCCGTCGAAGCGGGCCACCGCGAAGCCGGCCGCGCCGAAGCGGGCCGCCCCGACGGTGGTCGAGAGCGGGACCTGCGGCGCGTCCTTCTACGCCGAGGGGCAGATGACCGCGAACGGCGAGACGTTCGACCCGTCGGCGATGACCGCCGCGCACAAGACGCTGCCGTTCGGCACCCGGGTACGGGTGACCAACCCCGCCACCGGGGCCTCGGTGACCGTACGGATCAACGACCGGGGGCCGTACATCGACGGTCGTTGCATCGATCTGTCCCGGGCGGCGTTCGGCGCGATCGCCCCCCTCGACCTCGGCCACCTCACCGTCTCCTACGCGGTGCTCGGCTGA